The Ramlibacter pinisoli genome segment CCTGGTCAACCTGCCGGGCGAGTCGTCCTCGGTGGTCACGGCGATCGACGGCTACCAGATGGCCCGCCAGGGCCGCGCCGGCGCCGCGCTGGCGACCGCGGGCATCAGTTCCTTCCTGGCCGGCTGCGTCGCCACCCTGGTACTGGCCGCCTTCGCCGTGCCGATGTCGGAGCTGGCGTTCAAGTTCGGGCCGGCCGAATACTTCTCGCTCATGGTGCTGGGCCTGGTCGGCGCGGTGGTGCTGGCGTCGGGCTCGCTGGTCAAGGCCATCGGCATGATCCTGCTGGGGCTGGTGCTGGGCCTGGTGGGCACCGACGTGAACTCCGGCGTCGCCCGCTACTCGTTCGACATCCCCGAGCTGACCGACGGCATCAACTTCGTGGCGGTGGCCATGGGCCTGTTCGGCTTCGCCGAGATCATCGCCAACGTGGAGCAGCGCGAGCACCGCGAGACCTTCACCAACGAGGTGACCAACCTGTTCCCCACCATGGACGACTTCCGCCGCATGCTGCCGGCGGCCATCCGCGGCACCGCCCTGGGCACCGTGCTGGGCATGCTGCCGGGCGGCGGCGCCACGCTGTCGTCGTTCGCTTCCTACACGCTGGAGAAGAAGCTATCCAAGCGGCCGCAGCAGTTCGGCCGCGGCGCCATCGAGGGCGTGGCTGGCCCCGAGGCCGCCAACAACGCCGGCGCGCAGACCTCGTTCGTGCCGCTGCTGACGCTGGGCATCCCGTCCAACGTGGTGATGGCGCTGATGGTCGGCGCCATGACCATCCACAACATCCAGCCGGGGCCGCAGGTGATGACCAGCAACCCCGAGCTGTTCTGGGGCCTGATCGCCAGCATGTGGATCGGCAACGCCATGCTGATCATCCTGAACCTGCCGCTGATCGGCCTGTGGGTCAAGCTGCTCAAGGTGCCGTACCGCTACCTGTACCCGGCCATCCTGGTGTTCTGCTGCATCGGCGTCTACTCGATCAACAACAACGCCTTCGACGTCTTCATGACGGTGCTGTTCGGCGTCGCCGGCTACCTGTTCGCGCGCTGCGGCATGGAGCCCGCTCCCCTGCTGCTGGGCTTCGTGCTCGGGCCGATGATGGAGGAGAACCTGCGCCGCGCCCTGCTGCTGTCGCGCGGCGATTTCTCCACGCTGGTGACCCGGCCGCTGTCGGCCGGGCTGCTGGTCGCCACCCTGGCCATGGTCGCCATCGTCGCCCTGCCGGCGATCCGCAAGACGCGCGAGGACGCCTTCCAGGAGGCCTGAGCGGCGCCCCGCGCGCCCGGGCCCGCCGGGCAGCCCGCGGCCGAGCTGCTACGCTGCCGCGGTGCCGCTGACCGCCCTGCTCCTCGTCGTCCTCGCCGCGGTCATCCACGCCGCCTGGAACCTGCTGGCCAAGCGCGGTTCGCACGTCGGCCCCGCCTTCGTCTTCGCCTATACGCTGGCCAGCGGCGTGCTGTACCTGCCCTGGGTGGCCTGGGTTCTGTGGCACGAGGGCATGGCCTGGAGCGGGCCCATCGTGGCCTGCCTGCTCGCCAGCGGCGCCCTGCACCTGGTCTACAGCCTGTGCCTGCAGCGCGGCTACCGCGTCGCCGACCTGTCGGTGGTGTACCCGGTGGCGCGCGGCTCGGGGCCGGCGCTGTCGACCCTGGGCGCGGTGCTGCTGCTGGCCGAGCGGCCGGGGCTGCGGGGCGTCGGCGGGCTGCTGCTGGTGGTGGGCGGCATCGGCCTGATCGCGGCCGGCGCACCGCGCCGCGCACCGGCGGCGGGCGGGCACGCCGACGTCGGCGCCGGCATCCGCTGGGGACTGGCCACCGGCGCGCTGATCGCCGCCTACACCGTCGTCGACGCCTGGGGCGTGAAGGTGCTGCTGATCGCGCCGGTGCTGCTGGACTGGTTCGCCAACGCGGTGCGGGTGGCCATGATCGCCCCCTGGGTGGTGCGCGACCGGCGCTGGCGCGAGGCGATGCGCGGCCACTGGGGCCTGGCGGTCGCCATCGGGGCGCTGGCTCCGCTGGGCTACATCCTGGTGCTCACCGCGCTGCGCTCGGGGGCGCCGCTGTCGCTGGTGGCGCCGGCGCGCGAGCTGTCGATGATGGTGGCGGCGGTGCTGGGCGTCCTGCTGTTGCGCGAGCCGGTAGGCGTGGCACGCCTGGCCGGCTGCGTGCTGCTGACGATCGGCGTGGTGACGCTGGCAGCCTCCTGAGGGGCGACTCCGGAAGCGACCGGGGCTGGATGCCGGGTCAGGCCCGGCAGGACGGCAGGGTCAGCGCAGCACCCGGCTCGCATCCGCCTCGCGCACCAGCCGCTCGGCGTCCTCGGGCAGCAGGAAGCCGGCGTTCAGGGCCCGCTCGGTCGCCTTGCGAACGGCGGCGACGTAGCCTTCGTGCGAGCGATAGCGCTCCTCCAGCGACAGGCGCGGATCGCCGCTGCCCTGCCGTTCGGCCCGCGTCTTCGCGAACGGCACCATGCCGCCCACGTAGTTGCAGATCTGGCCCTGGTGGAACGGCCGCGCGCCGCCGGCGGTGATGTTCCAGCCCAGGTAGGTGCCCAGGGGCGCGTCCAGCAGCACCACCGGCACGCCGCCGAGCTCGTTGCCGTCGGCATCGACCTTGGGGGCGTACATCGGCAGCACCTGGCGGATCGGCGGCGGCGCGTGCCCGGCCACGCCGGAGCCGTCGGCGGCGTTGAACTGCGGCCCCCAGTCGTAGTCGAGCACCGGCATGATGAAGTCGGGTTCGGGGATGGTGGGACGCAGCTGCGGCAGGGTGGGAAACCCCAGCGCCGTCTTGTGCGCCGGCACCAGCGTCCCGTTGGCGAGGCGGGGCCACTGGCTGGGCGGCGGCTCCACGCCCTTCATCACCCAGTTGCGGAAATGCACCCGCAGCGCATTCACGGTCTCGGTGTGCGGCACCGGGTTGGCCGGCAGCACGCCGGTGCCGTAGTTGTTGCCCGGGCAGACAGGCCCGGTCGTCGGCAGCGCCGCGCCCGGCACGCTGGTGTCGAAGCCGCCCGCCCCGCCGCCATGGTTGCTGGCCGCGATGTAGTAGCGCCGCACGTTGGGCGGCAACGGCAGGTCGGTGCGGCCCTCGGTGCCCACCCACTCGGGCGTGAGCTTGAGCGCCCACACCTCGGCGGCGCCGAAATGCTCGATCACCTTGGGGCAGGTGCGCGTGGCGGTGCAGCGGTCGAGCAGGCCGGCGGCCGCCCCGCCGCGCACCGGATCGGGGTGCGGCAGCCACCACTGCGGACCCTCGCTGCCGGCCTGGTACAGCTCCAGCACGCCGTCGGGCTGGGCCCAGCGGAAGTTCAGCGCGATGCGGCGGCCGGCGATGATGGGCCACAGGCCGTCATGCACCTGCCGGCCGGCCTCGTCGCGGTTGAACCCGAGGTGCAGCCAGCCGCGCAGGAAATTGCCCGACTGCGAGACACCGCGGCCGATGCTGTGCGTGACGGCGCCGGCCACCGGGTTGGGCGTGCCGGTGTCGTCCGCGCGTGCCGTCTTGAAGAACATGCCGACATCGCGCCAGGCCGCGAAGCCCACGCCCAGCGCGTAGGCGTCGGCGGAGGGGAACACCACCTGGTAGAGCCGGCTCGCGTCGAAGCCGTTCTTCAGGCAGATCTGGGTCGGGTCGGGCGTGCCGGGGAACGGCTGGGACGCGTCGCAGCGCGCCCAGGCCCAGTCGGTAGGGGGAATCACGGTCTCGCCGATCACCTCGCCGCGCGTCGACTCCGCCACGCGCGAGACCAGGCGCGAGCGCCGCGTGTCCAGGCTGCTCGGCTTGTAGGGTACCGGGTTGGTCTGCACGATCAGCGGCTGCGAGCCGGGGCCGGCGCGGTTGACGATGCGCCCGAACACCTCGCCGGTGACCGGCGAGCCATCGGCCTGGCGTGCAATCGGCAGTTGCAGCCAGTGCGGCTGCTCGACCGCCGCCGTCGCCCGCACCGCCGTCGCGCCCGCGTTGTCACCCTGCCAGGCGCTGGTGAGGTCGATGTCCCCGTTGCCGCGTTCGGCCGGCACGTTGGGCCGGCGCAGGCCGCGGTTGGGGACCTCGTGCCAGAGCATCCCGCTGGCCCGGGCCAGGTCGACCGGCTTGGTGAGGACGAAGGTGGCGACGTAGCGCACCTTGCCGTCCGGGTCGCGGGCCAGCAGCACGTCGTTGATGAGGCTGTTGGCCGGCGAGCCGGGATCGAGCTCGCCGAACGCACGCCCGGCGATCTGCTCGGTGGCGATGCCGCCCGAAGCCGCGGCCGGCAGCGGCCGGGTCTCGTCGATGACGATGCGCGTGACGCGGGCCTGGGCCAGCGGCGCCGCGAGGGCAAGCGCGACGATCGCCGCACGGGGGATGCATCTGGGCACGGTGTCTCCTGTTGTGGCGCGGATGCTAGCCAGCGGTTCCGGGGTGCACAAGCGTGCCGGACCCGGGGCTGACCACACGCGACCCTGCTGGCATGCCGGGCGACGGAGCGACCGGGACAGGTGCTTGCTCGGGCCCGTGACGCTTGTCCATCGGCACTGACCCGGAACGCGCTGCGTTACTGATCCAGGTCAAAGGCGCCTCGCCACCCCCCGCGGGGTGGGGGGAACCGTCTTGACTGCATTTCTACGCTTTGGCTTCCCAACAGGAGGTCAACATGGCATTCAACCAGGCCGCCGCTGCCCCGCAGGGCCCGGCCATCATCAGTTCGACATCGCGACTGCAATCGGTCCGGGTGGAGCAGCTCACCTGCGCCATCGGTGCCGAGATCGGCAACGTGAACCTCGGCGTCGCATCACGCGACAAGGACCTCGTCACGCAGTTGCACCAGCTGCTGCTCCAGCACAAGGTGCTGTTCTTCCGCGACCAGGACATCACGCGCGCCGAGCACGTGGCATTCGCGCGGCATTTCGGCGCGCTGGAGGACCACCCCGTTGCCGGCAGCGACCCGGAGACCCCCGGGCTGGTGCGCATCTACAAGTCCCCCGACGTCCCCAACGACCGCTACGAAAACGCGTGGCACGCCGACGCCACCTGGCGGGAGAAGCCGCCGATGGGCTGCGTCCTGCGCTGCGTGGAAGGCCCGGCGGTGGGCGGCGACACCATGTGGGCGAACATGGTGCTGGCCTACGAGAAGCTGCCGGCGGCGATCAGGACGCAGATCGACCCCCTGCGCGCCCGGCACAGCATCGAGGCGACCTTCGGCGCTGCCATGCCGATCGAAAAGCGCCTCGCATTGAAGGCGCAGTTTCCCGATCCCGAGCATCCCGTCGTGCGCACGCACCCGGAGACGGGCGAGAAGGTGCTCTTCGTGAACCCGTTCACCACCCACTTCACCAATTTCCACAACGAGCAGAACGTGCGCTACGGCCAGGACTACGCGCCCGGCGCCGCGCAGCTGCTGCAGTACCTGGTGAGCCAGGCCCAGGTACCGGAATACCAGGTGCGCTTCCGCTGGCGCCCGAACAGCATGGCGATGTGGGACAACCGCTCGACCCAGCACTACGCCGTGATGGACTACCCCCCTTGCCATCGCAAGATGGAACGCGCCGGGATCATCGGCGACAAGCCCTTCTGAGACCCTCCACTTCGCACCAGGACACACACCATGAATTTCCAGGACGGCTCCTACTATCCCGAGAACCAGGAGAAGCTGGTCATCACTGCCGCGCCCTACGGTCCCGAGTGGATGCCGGCGGATTTCCCGCAGGACATCGCAGTCAGCATGAAGGACCAGGTCCAGAAGGCGGTCGACTGCTACAACGCCGGCGCCACCGTGCTGCACGTGCACGTGCGCGAGGACGACGGCAAGGGCTCCAAGCGCCTATCCAAGTTCAACGAGCTGCTGGCGGGCATCCGCGCCCGCGTGCCGGACATGATCCTGCAGGTGGGCGGCTCGATCAGCTTCGCGCCCGAAAAGGAGGGAGACACGGCCAGGTGGCTGTCCGACGACACGCGCCACATGCTCGCCGAACTGCTGCCCGTGCCCGACCAGGTCACCATCGCGATCAACACCAACCAGATGAACGTGGTGGAACAGATGCTGCCGCAGGACGTGCAGGGCACCTCCCTGGCCACGCCCGAGGGCATGCACGCGTACCGCGAGATGACCATTCCCGCCGGTCCCGAGTGGGTGGAGGAGCACATCCGCCGGCTGAGCAGGAAACGCATCCAGACGCATTTCCAGCTGGCGAACATCACGCAGCTGGAGACGGTGGAGCGCATGATGCGCCGCGGCGTGTGCAACGTGCCGCTGGTGCTCACCTGGGTCGCGATCGGCGGCGGCTTCGACCAGCCCAACATCTACAACCTCGCGAACTTCGTGCGTGCGGTGCCGGACGGCGCGGTCCTCACGCTGGAAAGCTCCATGCTCAACGTGCTGCCCCTGAACATGCAGGCCATCACCATGGGCCTGCACGTGCGCTGCGGCATCGAGGACAACAT includes the following:
- a CDS encoding tripartite tricarboxylate transporter permease yields the protein MDLISHLALGFETALSLQNLAYAFLGCLLGTLIGVLPGLGPATTIAMLLPVTYTLPPVAALIMLAGIYYGAQYGGSTTAILVNLPGESSSVVTAIDGYQMARQGRAGAALATAGISSFLAGCVATLVLAAFAVPMSELAFKFGPAEYFSLMVLGLVGAVVLASGSLVKAIGMILLGLVLGLVGTDVNSGVARYSFDIPELTDGINFVAVAMGLFGFAEIIANVEQREHRETFTNEVTNLFPTMDDFRRMLPAAIRGTALGTVLGMLPGGGATLSSFASYTLEKKLSKRPQQFGRGAIEGVAGPEAANNAGAQTSFVPLLTLGIPSNVVMALMVGAMTIHNIQPGPQVMTSNPELFWGLIASMWIGNAMLIILNLPLIGLWVKLLKVPYRYLYPAILVFCCIGVYSINNNAFDVFMTVLFGVAGYLFARCGMEPAPLLLGFVLGPMMEENLRRALLLSRGDFSTLVTRPLSAGLLVATLAMVAIVALPAIRKTREDAFQEA
- a CDS encoding EamA family transporter encodes the protein MPLTALLLVVLAAVIHAAWNLLAKRGSHVGPAFVFAYTLASGVLYLPWVAWVLWHEGMAWSGPIVACLLASGALHLVYSLCLQRGYRVADLSVVYPVARGSGPALSTLGAVLLLAERPGLRGVGGLLLVVGGIGLIAAGAPRRAPAAGGHADVGAGIRWGLATGALIAAYTVVDAWGVKVLLIAPVLLDWFANAVRVAMIAPWVVRDRRWREAMRGHWGLAVAIGALAPLGYILVLTALRSGAPLSLVAPARELSMMVAAVLGVLLLREPVGVARLAGCVLLTIGVVTLAAS
- a CDS encoding alpha/beta hydrolase domain-containing protein, giving the protein MPRCIPRAAIVALALAAPLAQARVTRIVIDETRPLPAAASGGIATEQIAGRAFGELDPGSPANSLINDVLLARDPDGKVRYVATFVLTKPVDLARASGMLWHEVPNRGLRRPNVPAERGNGDIDLTSAWQGDNAGATAVRATAAVEQPHWLQLPIARQADGSPVTGEVFGRIVNRAGPGSQPLIVQTNPVPYKPSSLDTRRSRLVSRVAESTRGEVIGETVIPPTDWAWARCDASQPFPGTPDPTQICLKNGFDASRLYQVVFPSADAYALGVGFAAWRDVGMFFKTARADDTGTPNPVAGAVTHSIGRGVSQSGNFLRGWLHLGFNRDEAGRQVHDGLWPIIAGRRIALNFRWAQPDGVLELYQAGSEGPQWWLPHPDPVRGGAAAGLLDRCTATRTCPKVIEHFGAAEVWALKLTPEWVGTEGRTDLPLPPNVRRYYIAASNHGGGAGGFDTSVPGAALPTTGPVCPGNNYGTGVLPANPVPHTETVNALRVHFRNWVMKGVEPPPSQWPRLANGTLVPAHKTALGFPTLPQLRPTIPEPDFIMPVLDYDWGPQFNAADGSGVAGHAPPPIRQVLPMYAPKVDADGNELGGVPVVLLDAPLGTYLGWNITAGGARPFHQGQICNYVGGMVPFAKTRAERQGSGDPRLSLEERYRSHEGYVAAVRKATERALNAGFLLPEDAERLVREADASRVLR
- a CDS encoding TauD/TfdA dioxygenase family protein, which translates into the protein MAFNQAAAAPQGPAIISSTSRLQSVRVEQLTCAIGAEIGNVNLGVASRDKDLVTQLHQLLLQHKVLFFRDQDITRAEHVAFARHFGALEDHPVAGSDPETPGLVRIYKSPDVPNDRYENAWHADATWREKPPMGCVLRCVEGPAVGGDTMWANMVLAYEKLPAAIRTQIDPLRARHSIEATFGAAMPIEKRLALKAQFPDPEHPVVRTHPETGEKVLFVNPFTTHFTNFHNEQNVRYGQDYAPGAAQLLQYLVSQAQVPEYQVRFRWRPNSMAMWDNRSTQHYAVMDYPPCHRKMERAGIIGDKPF
- a CDS encoding 3-keto-5-aminohexanoate cleavage protein — its product is MNFQDGSYYPENQEKLVITAAPYGPEWMPADFPQDIAVSMKDQVQKAVDCYNAGATVLHVHVREDDGKGSKRLSKFNELLAGIRARVPDMILQVGGSISFAPEKEGDTARWLSDDTRHMLAELLPVPDQVTIAINTNQMNVVEQMLPQDVQGTSLATPEGMHAYREMTIPAGPEWVEEHIRRLSRKRIQTHFQLANITQLETVERMMRRGVCNVPLVLTWVAIGGGFDQPNIYNLANFVRAVPDGAVLTLESSMLNVLPLNMQAITMGLHVRCGIEDNIWAQDRSSKMSTVRQIEQLTRISREFGREVANGQEARRIYRIGEFYASAEETLARNGFTPNRKAGQRGFVQHALAA